The proteins below are encoded in one region of Euzebyales bacterium:
- a CDS encoding putative glycolipid-binding domain-containing protein, whose amino-acid sequence MTFTDPPTSAAWRHQDAREGFEAAFFHSEPDGHRVEGHTTAIEDSVVWSVRYTIALDRAWGTRRAHVVGLDAAGTRQLDLLNDGAGHWRVNGQPAPHLDGCIDVDLESSALTNALPVHRLALEVGDAADAPAAYVRAPDLGVERLDQHYLRTPDEAGRQCFAYEAPRFSFNCRLVYDEAGLVLHYPGLATRVA is encoded by the coding sequence GTGACCTTCACCGACCCGCCGACGAGCGCCGCGTGGCGGCACCAGGACGCCCGGGAGGGCTTCGAGGCCGCGTTCTTCCATTCCGAGCCGGACGGCCACCGCGTCGAGGGACACACGACCGCGATCGAGGACAGCGTCGTCTGGTCCGTGCGGTACACGATCGCGCTCGACCGGGCCTGGGGCACACGACGGGCACACGTCGTCGGCCTCGACGCTGCCGGCACGCGGCAGCTCGACCTGCTGAACGACGGTGCAGGCCACTGGCGGGTCAACGGTCAGCCCGCACCGCACCTGGACGGCTGCATCGACGTCGACCTCGAATCGTCGGCTCTGACGAACGCACTGCCCGTGCACCGCCTCGCGCTGGAGGTCGGCGACGCCGCGGACGCGCCCGCGGCGTACGTCCGTGCACCCGATCTCGGCGTCGAACGGCTGGACCAGCACTACCTGCGCACTCCGGACGAGGCGGGACGTCAGTGCTTCGCGTACGAGGCGCCGAGGTTCTCGTTCAACTGTCGCCTGGTCTACGACGAGGCCGGCCTCGTGCTCCACTACCCGGGGCTCGCCACGCGCGTGGCGTGA
- a CDS encoding patatin-like phospholipase family protein, with protein sequence MAPTDGPIRISVSVSGGASLGAYHAGVLAALTTALQAVQDDERGMRLDAIGGASAGALASMFTVHGLLNGLDSAEILHQAWSSRCRSTCYASAAPGRRWASGSGAICCR encoded by the coding sequence ATGGCACCCACGGACGGGCCGATTCGGATCTCCGTCTCGGTGTCCGGCGGCGCCAGCCTCGGCGCCTACCACGCGGGCGTGCTCGCCGCGCTGACGACGGCGTTGCAGGCTGTGCAGGACGACGAGCGCGGCATGCGCCTCGACGCGATCGGGGGCGCCTCCGCGGGTGCATTGGCGTCGATGTTCACCGTCCACGGCCTGCTGAACGGTCTGGACAGTGCCGAGATCCTCCACCAGGCGTGGTCGAGCAGGTGTCGCTCGACATGCTACGCGAGCGCGGCGCCGGGTCGCCGCTGGGCTTCCGGCAGCGGCGCGATCTGCTGCCGGTGA